From the Salipiger sp. CCB-MM3 genome, the window CTCGCTCGAAAAGCTGCGCGCGCGCGACTGGCGCTGCTTCCATCCCGGCCATGGCGCCCCGGTCGAGGCCCCGGCAGAGCGGCTGGATGCCCTCTATGCGCACCGCCGCGCCCGTGAGGCCGCGATCCTCGAAGCGCTCGCCCGCGGCCCTGCCGATGCCGCCCAACTGGCCCGCCTGATCTACCACGACACAGACCCCGCCCTGCTGCCCGCCGCGACCCGCAATGTGCTGGCCCATCTGGTCGACCTCACCCAGCGTAAGGCTGTCATTCCGCAAGGGAAACTTTCGAAATCCTCTTCGTTTTCAGTGATTTGAAAGAAAAATGCAGCCTATCGCAGAAAAATGCAAAAAACCTCTGGACGCCCGGAGTCGGCATTGCTAGATACGCCCCACGTTCCGGCGTAGCTCAGCGGTAGAGCAGTTGACTGTTAATCAATTGGTCGTAGGTTCGATCCCTACCGCCGGAGCCAACTTCCCCTAAAAGGAAGCTGGCAAAGTCAAAAAAGCGATCCTCCGGGATCGCTTTTTTTGCTTCCAGCGCAGCCTGAACAGTCGCGTCCGCGAGCGCGATGGTTCGTCGGGCATCGCCTGCGATTGCTGCGATCATTGATTGCTGCGTGATCACAAGCCACACTCATAAGCTGTAAAACACATTGGATTTTTAGAATTTACGCATTTCTCCCACTGAGTTCTGTTAATTTAAAAGTGCTATCTTGGAGACGCGTTATGGGTGCCGTGAATATTCTCGTCGTTGACGACGAGACAGCCGTGCTTGAGATTCTCCGAAAGGGGTTCGAAGCTGAAGGCTGGACGGTGCATGTGGCGCAAAGCCCTTCGGCCATGTTCGAGGCGCTCAAAACCCATTCCATCGATCTCGTCACACTGGATCTGGTGCATGGTCAGGACGATGGCCTTGAACTGGCCCGAACATTGCGGGCGAGCTGGAACATCCCGATCCTGATGATCTCGGGCCGCACCGGCGCTTACGACCGTATTCGGGGGCTGGAATCGGGGGCTGATGATTACATCGCAAAACCCTTCCACATCCGCGAGGTCGTGCTTCGGGTGCGCCGCACGCTGGAGCTATATGGCCGTGAGCTTTCGGGCCACGACAACCTGCTTTTCGATCACACGGTCTTCGACCCAGAGCGCGGCATCGTGCAGCATTTCGATGGAACGCCCGTGGACCTCACCGGTATCGAGCTGAAATTGCTGGAGCTTTTCGTGCGCCACCCGGGCCGCATCCTGAGCCGGGATGAGATCTCCCAGAGCCTGCACGGGCGCGACTGGTCGCCCGAGGATCGCACCATCGACGGCCATGTGGCCCGCCTGCGGCGCAAGCTCGGCACCTCACCCGATGTGGTCAATCTGATCCGATCGGTGCGCGGCGTCGGCTATGTCTTCACCGGCGATGTGCAGGTCGCACGCAGCGCAGCAGCCACGACCCTGCGTGCGCGCAACCGCCTTCAATGACCCAGTTTAACGCGCCGCGTGCCCTCTTGCCGCGTTGACTGCCGTCAATGATCTGCCCTGCGGATGCGTGCATAGTTGAGGTGTTCGCGGCTCAGGCGTCCCCAAGCTCTTCCGGTTCGCATGCCGGATACCGCGAACGTCGCCGCCGACCCGGCTTTCTCCGTTCCGAGCCATGGTCGGCGGCGCCCCTGCCCGGGCAGCGCCCGCTCGGTACCGCTTCTGTCGGGTAGATTACACAAATCTGCAAAAATCTCTTCATGACATCATATTCGATTCTCGGAAACCATAGAGACGCAAGTGGTACGCAAAGGGGGGGAACCTGTGCAGACACGCGTTTTGGAACGGGAGTTTACCGCGTCTCGCTGTCGAAATTGCGCGGCGCGGGAGGGAGGGTTCTGCAGTTTGCTGGACCCGGATTCAGTTAATGCATTTTCAGCACATAGCGCGCGGACGCTCTATCCGCAGGACACCGAACTTGTGGCGCAGGGCGATAGCTGCGACCGGGTCGGCGTCATCGCCAGCGGGCTGATCAAGCTGCAAACCCTCACCGAAAGTGGCGAAGAACATCTTCTGCAGGTGCTGCGAAGTGGTCAGCTCGTCAGCGTCGCAAGGAATGCGCCCAGCCGGTTTTCGTGGCAGACGGCGACGGCGTCAGAGATCTGCTGGATGCCGCAGAAGGCGTGGGAGAGCTTCTTGACGGAGCGCCCGCAGCACTTCCAGTCGTACATGAAGACGACGCTCTACCAGCTTGAACAGATGCAGTTATTTCTGATCAACATGCGCGGCAGAAACACCCTGCAACGGGTGGCGCTCTGGCTGGTGGAGGAATTGCTGAACGGTGCCGAGATCGAGGCCGCGCTGCACGTCCAGCTTTCGCGGCGCGATCTTGCCTCCTTGCTCGACATGACGGTCGAGACGCTCTGCCGCTCGTTGCGACAGTTGCAGGACGGCGGCGCCATTCGCCTGCCAAAGCCGGACCGGGTGGAGATCGCCGATTTCACCACGCTGCAGCAGATGGCGGGCTGCAGCGAGAGCGGCGCGGGCGACATTCACGCCCTGCCGCCCAGAGGGCGCAGTCAAAGCCGCGGCGCGGACGGCTGGCGCAATGCCGAGGCGGACAATGACGCACGGCGGCCCGCCTCGCGCGGCAAGCCGCCTCGGCGAAGCAAGTGACACGGCAGGCAAGTCCGGTGTGAGGGGTCACCCATCAGCGCCGGGCTTGCCGGACAGTCTCTTGCCGAGCACCCGGCGCGCGCCCGCAAGGGTCTCGGCAGGCGTGGCCGAGGCGTCGAGACGGTGCCAAACGCTTGCTCCGGCCACCCCTTCGTCCAGATCACCGGCGCCGCGCGCGATCTGCGCCCGCAGCACGGAAACATCCGCGTCGGAGGCATCGCCATGGCGGGCGGCGACCCGTGCCTCCAGCACCGGCACCGGAGCCTCCAGCCAGAGCCCGTGGAACCCGGCCCCTGCCTCTTGGGCGACTGCCCCGGCGGCTCTGCGCAGTGCCGGGTCGGTGAAGGTCGCATCCAGAACCACCGATTGCCCTGCCGCCAGCAGCACCGCGGCCCGCTCCAACATGCGTTCATAGACCGCCTCGCGCCGGCCCAAGGCGTAGTTTTCAGCACCCAGCCGCCCTGCGCTCCGCCCCTGTTTGCGCTCGAGATCCGAGGACAGCAGCACCGCGCCGGGCAAGGCCCCTAGACCGGGCGCAAGTGCGCGGGCCAGAACGCTTTTGCCGCTGCCAGAAAAGCCGCCCACCGCGAGCAGAACGGCGGCTGGCGGGTGCAGCGCCCGCACCGCAAGCGAGAGATAAGACGACACCTCGGCCGCACTCGCGCCAATGCGCCGCCGCGCCGCGTCGGTCTGCAATAGCACCATGGCGCGGATCGCCGCCCGGACCGATAGAAACAGCGGCAAGGCCGCAAGGCCCGCATCCTCGGCGCCTCGCGCCTCGCGCAGCCATGCGTCGAGCACCCGGCAGGCCTGCCGCGGCAGCCCGCGATGGCACAGGTCCATGACCAGAAACGCCACGTCGTAGAGCACATCGCAGGTGCCCAAGGTCTCGTCGAATTCCAAGGCGTCGAACAGCACCGGCTGGCCGTCGATGCGCACGAGGTTGCGCAGGTGCAGATCGCCATGAGCACGGCGCACGTGGCCTGCCGCGCCGCGCGCCTCCAGCACGTCGCCCTGCTCTGCCAGCGCCGCGCGCGCCGCCGCCTGCCATTCGGGCAAAGCCTCGGTTCCCAGTGTCTCGGTTCCGGGGGCCTGCGCGAACTCGGCGAGCACCCGGTCAAGCTCGGCCAGTATCTCGGCGATGAGCCTGCGGCCAGACACGCGCCGCTCCGGCGCTGCCGCGTGGTAGCGCGCGATCGCCGCGCCGGTCTGCAGCGCCAACGCATCGTCAAAAGCGCAGCGCGCGGCGATGGCCTCAAACTCCTCCTCCGCAGGAAAGCGCCACATGCGCAGCACCCAATCCACCACCGGACCACTGCCGCCAAGCTGCAGCCCGCGCGCGCCGCGCGTCACCGGCAGAACGTCGCGGTAGATCTGCGGCGCGGCGGGCGCGTTGAGGTCCAACTCGCGCAACAGCATCTCATGGCGCAGCTCGACGGTGCTCAGGTCCATGTAGTCATAGGTGACCGCGCGCTTCAGTTTCAGCGCGGTATCGCCGCAAAGGAAGACATAGGCGCCGTGGGTCTCGACCACCTCCACCGGCTCCGTTGCTCCCGCCTCGAAGGCCGCGCCGGACGACAGGAAGGCCACTGTCTGGGTTTGCGTCATGGCTCTTCTCCGGGTTTCGCCGCCATCCTAGACGGGTTTGTGTGACGCCACATTGACCTGCCGCAAGCTTTCAGGCCCGCCCGGAGGCTGACCTCGCGCCGCGATGCGCGATGC encodes:
- a CDS encoding bifunctional aminoglycoside phosphotransferase/ATP-binding protein; this encodes MTQTQTVAFLSSGAAFEAGATEPVEVVETHGAYVFLCGDTALKLKRAVTYDYMDLSTVELRHEMLLRELDLNAPAAPQIYRDVLPVTRGARGLQLGGSGPVVDWVLRMWRFPAEEEFEAIAARCAFDDALALQTGAAIARYHAAAPERRVSGRRLIAEILAELDRVLAEFAQAPGTETLGTEALPEWQAAARAALAEQGDVLEARGAAGHVRRAHGDLHLRNLVRIDGQPVLFDALEFDETLGTCDVLYDVAFLVMDLCHRGLPRQACRVLDAWLREARGAEDAGLAALPLFLSVRAAIRAMVLLQTDAARRRIGASAAEVSSYLSLAVRALHPPAAVLLAVGGFSGSGKSVLARALAPGLGALPGAVLLSSDLERKQGRSAGRLGAENYALGRREAVYERMLERAAVLLAAGQSVVLDATFTDPALRRAAGAVAQEAGAGFHGLWLEAPVPVLEARVAARHGDASDADVSVLRAQIARGAGDLDEGVAGASVWHRLDASATPAETLAGARRVLGKRLSGKPGADG
- a CDS encoding Crp/Fnr family transcriptional regulator — encoded protein: MLDPDSVNAFSAHSARTLYPQDTELVAQGDSCDRVGVIASGLIKLQTLTESGEEHLLQVLRSGQLVSVARNAPSRFSWQTATASEICWMPQKAWESFLTERPQHFQSYMKTTLYQLEQMQLFLINMRGRNTLQRVALWLVEELLNGAEIEAALHVQLSRRDLASLLDMTVETLCRSLRQLQDGGAIRLPKPDRVEIADFTTLQQMAGCSESGAGDIHALPPRGRSQSRGADGWRNAEADNDARRPASRGKPPRRSK
- a CDS encoding response regulator transcription factor, yielding MGAVNILVVDDETAVLEILRKGFEAEGWTVHVAQSPSAMFEALKTHSIDLVTLDLVHGQDDGLELARTLRASWNIPILMISGRTGAYDRIRGLESGADDYIAKPFHIREVVLRVRRTLELYGRELSGHDNLLFDHTVFDPERGIVQHFDGTPVDLTGIELKLLELFVRHPGRILSRDEISQSLHGRDWSPEDRTIDGHVARLRRKLGTSPDVVNLIRSVRGVGYVFTGDVQVARSAAATTLRARNRLQ